The following proteins are co-located in the Amyelois transitella isolate CPQ chromosome W, ilAmyTran1.1, whole genome shotgun sequence genome:
- the LOC132904141 gene encoding uncharacterized protein LOC132904141 → MRYLGIVLDGRWNFGAHFAELAPRVTTAAGALTRLMPNLGGPEASCRRLYMGVVRSRQNLASLRRPQRLMATRAARGYRTISFEAASVLAGSIPWDLEAKTLASLFFWREEAVAQGHRLAPREIAGRRNELCQRSIEEWSQRLEQPTAGRRTVEAVRPVLGQWLARQHGSLTYRLTQMLSGHGCFGGYLCLIGREPSAICHHCDGCADEDAQHTLEVCPAWDQDRAELRAVVGDDLSLPAVVRQMVDSERSWTAVQTFAESVMLRKEAAERVREDTSDLPIRRRRTGRRRRAYALHLLPPQ, encoded by the coding sequence ATGCGCTACCTGGGCATCGTTCTTGATGGCAGATGGAACTTCGGCGCCCACTTCGCGGAATTAGCGCCGCGCGTGACGACGGCGGCCGGAGCGCTGACTCGGCTCATGCCGAATCTGGGAGGTCCAGAAGCGTCCTGCAGGCGCTTGTACATGGGGGTCGTGCGATCTCGCCAAAACCTCGCTTCCCTGCGGAGGCCACAGAGGCTGATGGCGACGAGAGCCGCAAGGGGATATCGCACGATCTCCTTTGAGGCAGCGTCTGTGCTGGCCGGTTCCATTCCCTGGGACCTAGAGGCGAAAACCCTCGCGTCGCTGTTCTTCTGGCGCGAGGAGGCCGTGGCCCAGGGTCACCGGTTGGCACCGAGGGAGATCGCAGGACGCCGCAATGAGCTGTGTCAGCGCTCCATTGAAGAGTGGTCCCAAAGGCTGGAGCAGCCGACTGCTGGGCGTAGAACCGTCGAGGCGGTCCGTCCGGTGTTGGGACAGTGGTTGGCGAGGCAGCACGGTAGCCTGACTTACCGTCTGACCCAGATGCTCTCCGGACATGGTTGTTTCGGAGGGTATCTGTGTCTGATCGGTCGGGAGCCGTCTGCTATCTGCCACCACTGTGACGGATGTGCTGACGAGGACGCCCAGCACACCTTGGAGGTTTGCCCAGCCTGGGACCAAGACCGCGCGGAGCTTCGCGCGGTCGTGGGGGACGACCTTTCCCTGCCGGCTGTCGTGAGACAGATGGTCGACAGCGAGAGGTCGTGGACAGCAGTGCAGACCTTTGCGGAGAGCGTCATGCTCCGCAAAGAGGCGGCGGAAAGGGTGAGAGAGGACACGTCCGACCTCCCCATACGCCGCCGGCGCACTGGGCGCAGGAGGCGGGCATACGCCCTGCACCTGCTGCCCCCACAATAA
- the LOC132904139 gene encoding uncharacterized protein LOC132904139, with the protein MANVNIVKCANCNIVINELLTFVRHVMDYTDEESIHQLCTTTFSEEDITKAKCLLFESVPNSKKMPLRRKQGKKRMSRDLDDIIGLMKSVDPSKIPIFCARNLDLIPPVTYDHVDATRFIKELLAVKNRLNILEEKAVSADDFNLLKQELSNIKHSSLADDNYFKVNNKRGACLQSSFYTDSGPIGFNYVPEYYSIITQKSAVVEGNERPSSSLKNNQTVLNISVSPNCIQETETQKSAVAGGNERPSTSVIDNITVFNNTISSDCIQETVTDVVTHVEADTEVSNVAKRTGSPGDSSAGGTAARAQLKEAKGSALADADACASSYSGDTTGYVRSSPPKITVQSRFVKCKQVKVSSEWDVALNKSAKRYKLIGQKGRAPVAPNGNFKAADTKIPLLISNVSKETSEDDIVKYIDIKTNENVSLKKLNMRKTKRYDAYKLYVSKQKLDIFLNDEFWPNGITFRRFVHIMYKTKAKLVNNS; encoded by the exons ATGGCGAACGTAAACATTGTGAAGTGTGCAAACTGCAACATTGTAATAAACGAACTACTGACTTTTGTTCGACATGTGATGGACTACACTGACGAGGAGAGTATTCACCAGTTGTGTACCACAACTTTTTCGGAGGAAGACATCACCAAGGCTAAATGTTTACTTTTCGAGTCAGTACCAAATTCGAAAAAGATGCCATTAAGGAGGAAGCAAGGGAAGAAGCGGATGTCGCGAGACCTTGATGATATCATCGGCTTGATGAAAAGTGTTGATCCATCGAAGATTCCAATCTTCTGCGCCCGTAATCTTGATCTGATTCCACCAGTCACATATGATCATGTTGACGCTACGAGGTTCATAAAGGAGCTGTTGGCAGTGAAAAACAGGCTAAATATTTTGGAAGAAAAGGCGGTTAGTGCTGATGACTTCAATTTGCTCAAGCAAGAGTTGTCTAACATAAAACACTCCTCTTTGGCTGatgataattatttcaaagtcAATAATAAGCGAGGAGCGTGTTTACAAAGCAGTTTTTATACGGATAGCGGGCCGATTGGTTTTAACTATGTACCCGAGTATTATTCTATTATAACTCAAAAATCAGCTGTTGTCGAGGGTAATGAGCGACCTTCATCGAGTTTAAAGAACAATCAAACGGTCTTGAATATTTCTGTCTCTCCTAACTGCATTCAAGAGACAGAGACGCAAAAATCAGCTGTTGCCGGGGGCAATGAACGACCTTCAACGAGTGTGATAGACAATATAACGGTCTTCAATAATACTATCTCTTCTGACTGCATACAAGAGACAGTGACGGATGTAGTGACGCACGTGGAGGCCGATACCGAGGTTTCGAACGTAGCGAAGAGGACGGGAAGCCCGGGTGACTCAAGTGCGGGCGGGACGGCGGCGCGTGCGCAGCTCAAGGAGGCGAAAGGGAGTGCGCTAGCGGATGCAG ATGCGTGTGCGTCATCGTACAGCGGTGACACGACTGGGTATGTTCGATCGTCACCGCCCAAGATAACGGTACAATCGAGATTTGTGAAGTGTAAACAAGTTAAAGTGAGTAGTGAATGGGATGTTGCATTAAACAAATCAGCTAAACGTTACAAACTTATAGGACAAAAGGGGCGCGCGCCGGTTGCTCCTAACGGTAACTTTAAAGCAGCGGATACTAAGATACCTTTGTTGATATCGAATGTGAGTAAAGAAACAAGTGAGGATGACAttgttaaatatatagatattaaaacaaatgagAATGTTTCtttgaagaaattaaatatgcGTAAAACTAAAAGGTATGACGCATATAAACTTTATGTTTCGAAACAAAAATtagatattttcttaaatgatGAATTTTGGCCCAATGGGATCACGTTTAGACGTTTTGTACACATTATGTACAAAACAAAAGCAAAATTAGTTAATAATAGTTAA